In Aegilops tauschii subsp. strangulata cultivar AL8/78 chromosome 3, Aet v6.0, whole genome shotgun sequence, one genomic interval encodes:
- the LOC109768902 gene encoding LEAF RUST 10 DISEASE-RESISTANCEUS RECEPTOR-LIKE PROTEIN KINASE-like 2.4 isoform X1 yields the protein MHQRALLSVLAATCLVLHQLTAPASAAVATCAPKACGNVTIQYPFWLTDAAQPAPCGPSAFQVDCRAGRASLARSFRGGYKLLRVSYADRTVVVANDNVQTDDAGCPVPKIDVSASLSLAPFSASAANRQLLFLFNCTRPAAAGFVDVTCPGTAAVVRLDARYNTTDARAVAGGCDYAVVPVAGSTSPGASAGVEYPRLLREGYLLQWRASAGDCGACGASGGQCGYDSDAEAFACVCADGSSRPARCDGKKSSNKVILIASLSATTCLILLVCLVMALKFHRQIRSMSFVSNIMDKNIKADNANVEKLLKKYGSLAPRRYRYSELKKITSNFKQKLGEGGYGAVFLGTLGDRRAVAVKFLHHSRPNGEDFLNEVISIGRTSHVNIVTLLGFCLEGSKRALVYEHMPNGSLDRYIYSSPASKPESPVTRLEWETLQEIAAGVARGLEYLHEGCNTRIIHFDVKPHNVLLDEAFRPKVADFGMAKLCDPMESILSMADARGTVGFIAPEVFSRGFGVVSAKSDVYSYGMLLLEMVGGRSNVKAYAAAKETDMFFPLWIYDHLLGDGGVLVARQEGGGDAEEETIARKMALVGLWCIQTVPANRPSMAKVLEMLERSIDELAMPPRPYHPSSPSNSPSLSHSLPSSYPSSASGFTQGYASQPYQVTTPSVHFCKRF from the exons ATGCATCAACGAGCACTCCTCTCCGTCCTAGCAGCAACATGCTTGGTGCTGCACCAATTGACGGCGCCCGCGTCGGCGGCCGTGGCGACGTGCGCGCCCAAGGCGTGCGGGAACGTGACGATCCAGTACCCGTTCTGGCTCACGGACGCCGCCCAGCCGGCGCCCTGCGGCCCGTCGGCGTTCCAGGTGGACTGCCGCGCCGGCCGCGCCTCGCTGGCCCGCTCCTTCCGCGGCGGctacaagctcctccgcgtctccTACGCCGACCGCACCGTGGTCGTGGCCAACGACAACGTCCAGACGGACGACGCCGGCTGCCCCGTGCCCAAGATCGACGTCTCCGCCAGCCTCAGTCTCGCgcccttctccgccagcgccgccAACCGCcagctcctcttcctcttcaACTGCACGCGTCCCGCCGCGGCAGGGTTCGTCGACGTCACGTGCCCCGGGACGGCGGCCGTGGTGCGACTCGACGCGCGGTACAACACCACCGACGCGAGGGCCGTGGCTGGTGGGTGTGACTATGCGGTGGTGCCGGTGGCCGGGTCGACGTCGCCGGGCGCCAGCGCCGGGGTGGAGTACCCGCGCCTGCTGAGGGAAGGGTACCTGCTGCAGTGGAGGGCGTCGGCCGGGGACTGCGGCGCGTGCGGCGCCAGCGGCGGCCAGTGCGGGTACGACTCCGACGCCGAGGCGTTCGCGTGCGTTTGCGCCGACGGATCATCCCGCCCGGCCAGATGCG ATGGGAAGAAATCCAGCAACAAGGTCATCCTGATAG CATCACTGTCCGCCACAACTTGCTTGATCCTGCTGGTGTGCCTCGTCATGGCCTTGAAATTTCATCGACAAATCCGCAGCATGAGTTTTGTATCCAACATCATGGACAAAAACATCAAAGCTGACAATGCAAACGTTGAGAAGCTGCTCAAGAAGTACGGCTCCCTGGCTCCCCGGAGGTACAGGTACTCGGAGCTTAAGAAGATAACCAGCAATTTCaagcagaagctcggcgaaggcGGCTACGGTGCGGTGTTCCTCGGTACTCTGGGTGATCGAAGGGCGGTTGCCGTCAAGTTCCTGCACCACTCCAGGCCCAACGGCGAGGATTTCCTCAACGAGGTGATCAGCATTGGCCGGACGTCCCACGTCAACATCGTCACCTTGCTCGGGTTCTGCCTCGAGGGCTCCAAGCGCGCCCTCGTCTACGAGCACATGCCCAATGGCTCCCTCGACAGGTACATCTACTCATCACCGGCGTCGAAGCCGGAGTCCCCGGTGACAAGACTCGAGTGGGAGACGCTTCAGGAGATTGCGGCGGGGGTGGCACGGGGGCTGGAGTACCTGCATGAGGGGTGCAACACGCGCATCATCCACTTCGACGTGAAGCCGCACAACGTGCTGCTGGATGAAGCGTTCCGGCCCAAGGTGGCCGACTTCGGCATGGCCAAGCTGTGCGACCCCATGGAGAGCATCCTCTCCATGGCCGACGCCAGGGGCACCGTGGGGTTCATCGCGCCGGAGGTCTTCTCCCGGGGGTTTGGGGTTGTGTCCGCCAAGTCCGACGTGTACAGCTACGGGATGCTGCTGCTGGAGATGGTCGGGGGCCGGAGCAACGTCAAGGCCTACGCCGCCGCCAAGGAGACCGACATGTTCTTCCCGCTCTGGATCTACGACCACCTGCTTGGCGACGGCGGCGTGCTGGTCGCGCGACAGGAGGGTGGAGGCGACGCCGAGGAGGAGACCATCGCGAGGAAAATGGCGTTGGTCGGGCTGTGGTGCATACAGACCGTTCCGGCGAACCGGCCGTCGATGGCCAAGGTGCTGGAGATGCTGGAGAGGAGCATCGACGAGCTGGCCATGCCGCCGAGGCCGTACCACCCTTCTTCTCCTTCCAACTCTCCTTCTCTGTCGCACTCACTGCCGTCGAGCTATCCATCTTCTGCATCGGGCTTCACTCAAGGGTATGCATCTCAGCCGTATcaagttactactccctctgttcacttttgtAAGAGGTTCTAG
- the LOC109768902 gene encoding LEAF RUST 10 DISEASE-RESISTANCEUS RECEPTOR-LIKE PROTEIN KINASE-like 2.4 isoform X2, translated as MHQRALLSVLAATCLVLHQLTAPASAAVATCAPKACGNVTIQYPFWLTDAAQPAPCGPSAFQVDCRAGRASLARSFRGGYKLLRVSYADRTVVVANDNVQTDDAGCPVPKIDVSASLSLAPFSASAANRQLLFLFNCTRPAAAGFVDVTCPGTAAVVRLDARYNTTDARAVAGGCDYAVVPVAGSTSPGASAGVEYPRLLREGYLLQWRASAGDCGACGASGGQCGYDSDAEAFACVCADGSSRPARCDGKKSSNKVILIASLSATTCLILLVCLVMALKFHRQIRSMSFVSNIMDKNIKADNANVEKLLKKYGSLAPRRYRYSELKKITSNFKQKLGEGGYGAVFLGTLGDRRAVAVKFLHHSRPNGEDFLNEVISIGRTSHVNIVTLLGFCLEGSKRALVYEHMPNGSLDRYIYSSPASKPESPVTRLEWETLQEIAAGVARGLEYLHEGCNTRIIHFDVKPHNVLLDEAFRPKVADFGMAKLCDPMESILSMADARGTVGFIAPEVFSRGFGVVSAKSDVYSYGMLLLEMVGGRSNVKAYAAAKETDMFFPLWIYDHLLGDGGVLVARQEGGGDAEEETIARKMALVGLWCIQTVPANRPSMAKVLEMLERSIDELAMPPRPYHPSSPSNSPSLSHSLPSSYPSSASGFTQGSRSFTTESTK; from the exons ATGCATCAACGAGCACTCCTCTCCGTCCTAGCAGCAACATGCTTGGTGCTGCACCAATTGACGGCGCCCGCGTCGGCGGCCGTGGCGACGTGCGCGCCCAAGGCGTGCGGGAACGTGACGATCCAGTACCCGTTCTGGCTCACGGACGCCGCCCAGCCGGCGCCCTGCGGCCCGTCGGCGTTCCAGGTGGACTGCCGCGCCGGCCGCGCCTCGCTGGCCCGCTCCTTCCGCGGCGGctacaagctcctccgcgtctccTACGCCGACCGCACCGTGGTCGTGGCCAACGACAACGTCCAGACGGACGACGCCGGCTGCCCCGTGCCCAAGATCGACGTCTCCGCCAGCCTCAGTCTCGCgcccttctccgccagcgccgccAACCGCcagctcctcttcctcttcaACTGCACGCGTCCCGCCGCGGCAGGGTTCGTCGACGTCACGTGCCCCGGGACGGCGGCCGTGGTGCGACTCGACGCGCGGTACAACACCACCGACGCGAGGGCCGTGGCTGGTGGGTGTGACTATGCGGTGGTGCCGGTGGCCGGGTCGACGTCGCCGGGCGCCAGCGCCGGGGTGGAGTACCCGCGCCTGCTGAGGGAAGGGTACCTGCTGCAGTGGAGGGCGTCGGCCGGGGACTGCGGCGCGTGCGGCGCCAGCGGCGGCCAGTGCGGGTACGACTCCGACGCCGAGGCGTTCGCGTGCGTTTGCGCCGACGGATCATCCCGCCCGGCCAGATGCG ATGGGAAGAAATCCAGCAACAAGGTCATCCTGATAG CATCACTGTCCGCCACAACTTGCTTGATCCTGCTGGTGTGCCTCGTCATGGCCTTGAAATTTCATCGACAAATCCGCAGCATGAGTTTTGTATCCAACATCATGGACAAAAACATCAAAGCTGACAATGCAAACGTTGAGAAGCTGCTCAAGAAGTACGGCTCCCTGGCTCCCCGGAGGTACAGGTACTCGGAGCTTAAGAAGATAACCAGCAATTTCaagcagaagctcggcgaaggcGGCTACGGTGCGGTGTTCCTCGGTACTCTGGGTGATCGAAGGGCGGTTGCCGTCAAGTTCCTGCACCACTCCAGGCCCAACGGCGAGGATTTCCTCAACGAGGTGATCAGCATTGGCCGGACGTCCCACGTCAACATCGTCACCTTGCTCGGGTTCTGCCTCGAGGGCTCCAAGCGCGCCCTCGTCTACGAGCACATGCCCAATGGCTCCCTCGACAGGTACATCTACTCATCACCGGCGTCGAAGCCGGAGTCCCCGGTGACAAGACTCGAGTGGGAGACGCTTCAGGAGATTGCGGCGGGGGTGGCACGGGGGCTGGAGTACCTGCATGAGGGGTGCAACACGCGCATCATCCACTTCGACGTGAAGCCGCACAACGTGCTGCTGGATGAAGCGTTCCGGCCCAAGGTGGCCGACTTCGGCATGGCCAAGCTGTGCGACCCCATGGAGAGCATCCTCTCCATGGCCGACGCCAGGGGCACCGTGGGGTTCATCGCGCCGGAGGTCTTCTCCCGGGGGTTTGGGGTTGTGTCCGCCAAGTCCGACGTGTACAGCTACGGGATGCTGCTGCTGGAGATGGTCGGGGGCCGGAGCAACGTCAAGGCCTACGCCGCCGCCAAGGAGACCGACATGTTCTTCCCGCTCTGGATCTACGACCACCTGCTTGGCGACGGCGGCGTGCTGGTCGCGCGACAGGAGGGTGGAGGCGACGCCGAGGAGGAGACCATCGCGAGGAAAATGGCGTTGGTCGGGCTGTGGTGCATACAGACCGTTCCGGCGAACCGGCCGTCGATGGCCAAGGTGCTGGAGATGCTGGAGAGGAGCATCGACGAGCTGGCCATGCCGCCGAGGCCGTACCACCCTTCTTCTCCTTCCAACTCTCCTTCTCTGTCGCACTCACTGCCGTCGAGCTATCCATCTTCTGCATCGGGCTTCACTCAAGG ATCAAGATCGTTTACAACAGAGAGCACAAAATAA